One part of the Triplophysa dalaica isolate WHDGS20190420 chromosome 25, ASM1584641v1, whole genome shotgun sequence genome encodes these proteins:
- the LOC130416064 gene encoding cation channel sperm-associated protein 4-like isoform X2: MVDRKQSRDDFDNDYGRESFDLFLCFLTTTCAVSNFIIILVQMFAGLSEAFALFVSEQIILTVFILEILVKWNNGFKMFWRSWWNIVGFVITLTLIVGNRITSNPITQIICKVLRMVRINICLAFSQEAMAIVQVIGDFIKDTFMILFPFLVFMLGFATFGVHYFSSVPSAFGNLESAFYTLFICVTEDGWLEIYNKFKEDRFTSLLYFMIFISCGIFVIAMIEVLFMNNLTKLWPDVWLKDSLADSEDRPHLSAIFKDQSHVDQKFLETWYPKNLTPETYDDIVRVMLEKDLKEPYEIQRELEGILEEVLNNPANNMQDYGPKNNNFTLEETIIEEELATGDILTALLHLDQANLLDTRTTTPNLNEGVALHLGVSWEAYGV, encoded by the exons ATGGTTGACAGGAAACAATCTAGA GATGATTTTGACAACGACTATGGACGTGAATCGTTTGACCTCTTCCTTTGCTTTCTCACAACAACCTGTGCTGTCAGCAATTTCATTATCATCCTCGTTCAGATGTTTGCAGGACTTTCTGAG GCGTTTGCGTTATTTGTAAGCGAGCAGATTATTTTGACAGTCTTCATCTTGGAAATTCTGGTCAAGTGGAATAATGGGTTCAAGATGTTTTGGAGG AGCTGGTGGAACATTGTAGGCTTTGTGATCACTCTAACTCTCATCGTGGGAAACAGGATAACCAGTAATCCCATAACTCAGATTATTTGCAA GGTGTTACGTATGGTCCGTATCAACATATGCTTGGCGTTCTCACAGGAAGCAATGGCGATAGTTCAGGTCATCGGGGATTTCATTAAAGACACCTTCATGATCTTATTCCCCTTTTTGGTCTTCATGCTG GGGTTTGCAACATTTGGTGTGCACTACTTCAGTTCTGTTCCTTCGGCATTTGGGAATTTAGAATCTGCATTCTAcactttgtttatttgtgtgacCGAAGATGGATGGCTAGAAATCTACAACAAGTTTAAGGA AGACAGGTTCACAAGCTTACTGTACTTCATGATCTTTATCTCCTGTGGCATCTTTGTCATTGCAATGATTGAGGTTCTCTTCATGAATAACTTGACAAAGTTGTGGCCGGACGTATGGTTGAAAGATAGTCTGGCAGACTCTGAG GACAGGCCACATCTTAGCGCCATATTCAAGGATCAGAGTCATGTCGATCAGAAGTTTTTGGAGACTTGGTACCCGAAGAATCTGACTCCTGAAACCTATGATGATATAGTCCGTGTCATGTTAGAAAAGGACCTTAAGGAACCTTATGAGATTCAGCGAGAGCTAGAAGG GATTCTAGAGGAGGTTCTTAACAACCCTGCAAACAACATGCAGGATTACGGGCctaaaaataataactttacccTAGAAGAGACAATAATTGAGGAGGAGCTTGCCACTGGAGACATTCTCACCGCTCTCCTCCACTTGGACCAG GCAAACCTTCTGGACACCCGCACCACTACACCAAACCTGAACGAAGGTGTGGCATTACATTTAGGAGTTTCATGGGAAGCTTATGGGGTTTGA
- the LOC130416064 gene encoding cation channel sperm-associated protein 4-like isoform X1 has product MVDRKQSRDDFDNDYGRESFDLFLCFLTTTCAVSNFIIILVQMFAGLSEKQAFALFVSEQIILTVFILEILVKWNNGFKMFWRSWWNIVGFVITLTLIVGNRITSNPITQIICKVLRMVRINICLAFSQEAMAIVQVIGDFIKDTFMILFPFLVFMLGFATFGVHYFSSVPSAFGNLESAFYTLFICVTEDGWLEIYNKFKEDRFTSLLYFMIFISCGIFVIAMIEVLFMNNLTKLWPDVWLKDSLADSEDRPHLSAIFKDQSHVDQKFLETWYPKNLTPETYDDIVRVMLEKDLKEPYEIQRELEGILEEVLNNPANNMQDYGPKNNNFTLEETIIEEELATGDILTALLHLDQANLLDTRTTTPNLNEGVALHLGVSWEAYGV; this is encoded by the exons ATGGTTGACAGGAAACAATCTAGA GATGATTTTGACAACGACTATGGACGTGAATCGTTTGACCTCTTCCTTTGCTTTCTCACAACAACCTGTGCTGTCAGCAATTTCATTATCATCCTCGTTCAGATGTTTGCAGGACTTTCTGAG aAACAGGCGTTTGCGTTATTTGTAAGCGAGCAGATTATTTTGACAGTCTTCATCTTGGAAATTCTGGTCAAGTGGAATAATGGGTTCAAGATGTTTTGGAGG AGCTGGTGGAACATTGTAGGCTTTGTGATCACTCTAACTCTCATCGTGGGAAACAGGATAACCAGTAATCCCATAACTCAGATTATTTGCAA GGTGTTACGTATGGTCCGTATCAACATATGCTTGGCGTTCTCACAGGAAGCAATGGCGATAGTTCAGGTCATCGGGGATTTCATTAAAGACACCTTCATGATCTTATTCCCCTTTTTGGTCTTCATGCTG GGGTTTGCAACATTTGGTGTGCACTACTTCAGTTCTGTTCCTTCGGCATTTGGGAATTTAGAATCTGCATTCTAcactttgtttatttgtgtgacCGAAGATGGATGGCTAGAAATCTACAACAAGTTTAAGGA AGACAGGTTCACAAGCTTACTGTACTTCATGATCTTTATCTCCTGTGGCATCTTTGTCATTGCAATGATTGAGGTTCTCTTCATGAATAACTTGACAAAGTTGTGGCCGGACGTATGGTTGAAAGATAGTCTGGCAGACTCTGAG GACAGGCCACATCTTAGCGCCATATTCAAGGATCAGAGTCATGTCGATCAGAAGTTTTTGGAGACTTGGTACCCGAAGAATCTGACTCCTGAAACCTATGATGATATAGTCCGTGTCATGTTAGAAAAGGACCTTAAGGAACCTTATGAGATTCAGCGAGAGCTAGAAGG GATTCTAGAGGAGGTTCTTAACAACCCTGCAAACAACATGCAGGATTACGGGCctaaaaataataactttacccTAGAAGAGACAATAATTGAGGAGGAGCTTGCCACTGGAGACATTCTCACCGCTCTCCTCCACTTGGACCAG GCAAACCTTCTGGACACCCGCACCACTACACCAAACCTGAACGAAGGTGTGGCATTACATTTAGGAGTTTCATGGGAAGCTTATGGGGTTTGA